CCCATGAACCAATCGTCAAATCGTGTGTTTTATTAGTGTGTTCTTGATCTTGTGTACGGCCGAGACGTCATGGAAAATCAGGAAAATCGTTAATGAACCTAACCTCCATGCCGGCCTTCGCGTAAGCGTCTCGAGCCACCGCACCCATGATGCCCACACCATTTACCAAATGGCGCCACAAACTTGACATGTGTTCCAGAGCTAATGGTAAGTTTGCGGTTCTCAGTCTGCAAAAACTCCTTTATGTCGTGAACGTAGTACGAAGTCACCCCGGCAAAACTTCTACAAGCGGCCTCTATCTACCTCATCTAATATGATATCGACTCAAAGGCACTCCGTATCAGGCCGGTTACCCGCCAACTGGACCCCCAGGCGTAGTATCGTTTATCAACCAATAGTCTTCGGCGGGTCAGGTTTCTTAGCCAAAGCTGCCGATGCAGCCTATCTCCTATGCCCAATTCGAGAGTAGAAAATGGAAGATTGGGACGAAGAATGGTCTAGCCCGAACGGAGGTTCACATCTGCTACAGCTGCGTGGGGTTCTCCCTTCCAAGCAGCCAATCTGCCAATAGACGGACTCAGTGGCACCCAAGAAAGAATTTCAGCTTTCTTATTCCAGAAAAGCCACATACCTTAATGGGACAAAATTTATAGCCACGTCTCGGGCTGTCGCAAGTACTCGTTGTTACAGGGGGTTCCTATTCTCTTGGCCACATCCTTGAATCTAGCAAGATGTCTATCAATCAATTCTGCAGTACCGAATAGCTTAGGAATATCTCATATCTCCAGGAGGGGAAGAGAAACACATAGCTCGCCACATCAAGCCATACTCAAAACTGTGGTATGCTGTGATCTCCGAACACCCTGGCAAGAGACCGTGAAAGCCGGTGGTTGAAATATTTAAATGGGAAGCACGTCTTCCATCTCATACAGGATCACAACATTTTCTTTCCGATCGTCCAACACACCCACTACTCGAAAGCACCGACAAACATCAACCGCAGCCATGAGTCCTGAAGTCCCCCAATCTACCGGCTCCAACCCTGATACCCCCCTCATCAAGACAGAAGTCTTGATCGTTGGGTCGGGCCCCATTGGTGCTGTTTTTGCTCGCACCCTTGTCGACAAAAAAAAGAAGGTCCTGATGATTGACATCGGAGAGCAGCACGTAACACCTAGCGGTATAAAGAGCACGAACTTTGGCTGATTTGGCATTTAGGGAGACGAGACGCGTGGGTGACCACAAGAAGAACAGTATGGCTGTCCAGAAGGACATCAGTCTGTTTACCAAGTGTGTTCGCAGAAGCCAAGCCTTGAATGTCTTTCGCTAACCGGTTGACAGTACTGTCAAGGGAGAATTGAACCTGCTCTCCGTCCCGACCAACACTACCGATGTTGTCCTGGAGCCATCATCGTGGGCCCCCAAGTATGCTACAATCTACACCTCGCTTCACGCCGGCCATTTAACTAATAAACCCTTCAGGGCGGACCAGCTCGCGTTCATCAAGAATGGTCAAAACCCAGACCAAAAGCCCTTTGAAAACCTACCGGCGGCGGCTGCATCCCGCGTTGTCGGCGGCATGGGCTCCCACTGGACCTGCTGTACTCCACGTGAAAATCCCATTGAGAGATCAGATCTCTTCAGTAACGAGGAGTGGGATGGCCTATACGACAGGGCAGAGAAGCTGTTTGATACAACCGAGACCGCCTTTGACAAGTCCATTCGTCAGCAACTTGTCAAGAAGACCCTCGAGAAGTCTTTTGAGGGCCGTGAGATGAGAAGCATGCCTCTGGCTTGCAAGAGAAGCGAGAAGAACCAGAACTACGTCGAGTGGTCCGCAACTGCCACCATTCTGGGTGATCTTTCGGACCCCAAGAGCCAGAACCCCCTGTTCGAAATCAAGCCTAACACCCAGTGCCTTGGGCTTGCTCTGGGACCAACCAAACAGGTCGAGATGGCGGTCGTCAGGGACATCTTGACAGACAAACAGTATtacatcaaggccaagaagtacATCGTCTGTGCCGGTGCCGTGCTTACCCCGGGATTCTGTTCAACTCTTCTGAATTTGGAAACTATGATCTGGCGGACTCACTCCCAGCACTGGTAAGTTCAGCAGCAACCGGAGGTTGGAGCACCCGCTAACAATGATTTCACAACCAGGGCCGTTATATGACAGAGCAGCCCATGGCATTCTGTCAAGTTGTCCTCAACAGAAACCTTGTGGATAGTGTTGAGAAGGATCCCTACCATCTTGGCTGGGACAAGTATGTCAAGATTCACCGAAAGAGACACCCCAATGACCCACTTCCCTTCCCATTCAACGACCCTGATCCTCAGTGCTATTTTCCTTTGTCTGAAAAGTATCCCTGGCACACCCAGATTCACCGCGACGCCTTTGGCTATGGCCAAGTCCCCCCTACCGTTGACCAGCGTCTCATCGTCGATTTGCGCTGGTTCACCTACATGGAACCAAAGGAGAGCAACTATGTCGAGTTCTCCAAGACTTACCAAGATCAGTTTAGAATGCCACAGGTACGTACGGCTTGACCTGAACCATAAACCCATGTCTGACTTTTGCAACAGCCTACCTTTCACTTCTCCCTGGATCAAGCCGCCCTGGACCGTTGCCAGGGTATGATCACTGAGTAAGACCCCCAAAATCGCTTTGGTGTCCCTGAAGTCGACACTAACTTCCGCCAGTATGGTTGATGTGGCAAGGAAGCTTGGAGGCTTCCTCCCTGGGGCTGAGCCGAAGTATCTCGCTCCGGGATCCGCTCTCCACATTTGCGGCACCTATCGCGCTGGCGAGAGCGACGAGGACAGTGTCGTTGACCGGTTCGGAAAAGTCTGGCATCAGGATAACCTCGTCCTTGGCGGCTGCGGTGTTATCCCCACCGCGAATGCCTGCAACCCGACCCTCACGGCTGCTTGTTTTGCCCTAGCCGCCGCGGACAAGATCGTGGAGGAACTTGGGGCTACACAGTAAAGGATCTCTCTGAGAACCTGACGTCCAAGTAAACGGTCGAGGGCCTAGCCCTACATTATCAATTTTCATTCTTCAGTCTGAGAGCTGATTCCGTAGTAATGTTATTTTAGTATGCTTCAAGCGTTGTGCGGCATTAGTTTTTGTACTTTCCTAGTTTGTGTGACTGCCCTTTCCTAGATCTTTCAGACTTCGGGGAAAGAGATCTTACTCATACTTGAGATCGTTTTATGAAAGGTCATGGTTTATTTCTAGCATAACCGTCTTCTCTCATCCACTTTCACAGAAGCCTTCATCAAGTCCTGCGCCTTCCAGAGAGCGGGAGCTATGACCCTGGTTCCATTGCAACCACTGAGGTTTAAATGAGTTCAATTTCGCTCGTCAACTGAAAGTAGAGTCTGAAGTTTGTCATACAGCGTTGTCGTCTCTTGAAAGATATCTTGAATACGATCTTTGACAACCAACCTATCATTCGACAAGACACTAGTCTCATCCTGTCGCTGAAGGTACGCAGTTACGAGATCGTGATCGCCTGGGTTAGATGCGTCGGATGAAAGTTTCTGagatataaccttaatatgtACAGCCCAAATTGCAAGCCGTCGCACAATGTTGGCGCGGCTAGAGATCGCTGCGACATTATCCCGCGCACTTGGGACAGAATGAGATTGCAGTTCGAAGAGATCGAAAGCCAGACCACAAAGGCCGAGGTGGATGTCTTCAACCAGCAACGGATCAGGGAGGAACCAGTCAGGAtatctcatcatcatggacaaTTTGACGTCGCGACCCGAACTTTCGCGTTTTTCCCGATGAGTAAAAGTGCCGAAATCATAACAGTTCCGCAAAGAGAAAGTTGATGGTAGGGGTGTACTAAGCTCTTTGTTGAGCAGCCGAGGACGCTGTCGATAAAGGAGAGATATTTGTGTCTCTACCTTGAATAGATTACAAATGAGTCTCCATTGGTCAGCTCAGGACaggttataaatagctaCAACAATGCGAGAGCAACGAACCTTTTCCACTCATCGATAAACATGCCTATCCAAGGGCCATAATCACCGGGAAACTCGCTCTGAAGGATACTCTGCGCCCGAGATTGGACGAAAAAGCCGGTACTCCGCATCGTCTCGATTAATCGACCACATAAGTGGTCAGCTCGTGCTGTTGTTCTCTCTTGCTTTGTACCAGCGTCAGCTTTGTTTGAATAGGCATGGAGGGTAAGCGCTGACAGCTAAGGATAATCCGAAGATAATATTCATCAAAATCGACTGATACGTCTCAAGCTGTCTCACTGTATCCGGTATCATTTTGCCTTCTACGATCAATTCCTACACAGATGTCAGCGTGCTGATGTCTTCCAAATGCTGTATTAGAGAGCAGACACACGCACTGTTAGCTGCAGATAATGATCCATTAGTTTCTCGTGAATTGTGACACTCAAATGTCTCTGGTCTGTGGAATGAGAAAAATAGGACCCAATCATCAGGACAGATGCCGCGTTGTCATAAGGTTTCTTCTTGAACTCGTAGGCAGGCGCGGTTATGATATGCCATCGATGATGAAAATGATCAACATAAGATTCAAAGCAATCTAGCAGCCACGTTTCCATGGTGTCGGGGAAATCTGTGTCGTGCAAGGGACTCGATCTGGGCGGTGATGTAGATAGTTCCTGAAGGATCATTTTGAGACAGGCCGTATCATCCAACGACTCGGGCTCAGCAGTCGCGTCAACATGCAGAAGCGAGGGTGATACAACATTAGGAGGGTTCTCTGAGCTTGCGGTCATCATAGAAGATGCGCCACTAGTCTCTACTGTGGTTTCAGGTATCGCGTTCTGGGCAGGCTCATCTGTAGAAACACCCTGGGATGAGTGATGATCGAAacgtgtcgtgtcgtgtccTCTAGCAAGCGCCCCTTTTCGAGCCCTGGAGCGACGCAGGGAATAGTGACAGGGCATAGACTTTTTCTTGCAAAATGTGCAATCGACTACTCCATTGCCATCGCACTTGGTCTTGTTTGCACGACAAGCATCGCAAGCGCGTGGTCTAGCTGGAGGATGATCTTTATGAGTGGTCAAGTGGCGCTGGAGAACATC
The window above is part of the Fusarium falciforme chromosome 3, complete sequence genome. Proteins encoded here:
- a CDS encoding Pyranose 2-oxidase; protein product: MSPEVPQSTGSNPDTPLIKTEVLIVGSGPIGAVFARTLVDKKKKVLMIDIGEQHTRRVGDHKKNSMAVQKDISLFTNTVKGELNLLSVPTNTTDVVLEPSSWAPKADQLAFIKNGQNPDQKPFENLPAAAASRVVGGMGSHWTCCTPRENPIERSDLFSNEEWDGLYDRAEKLFDTTETAFDKSIRQQLVKKTLEKSFEGREMRSMPLACKRSEKNQNYVEWSATATILGDLSDPKSQNPLFEIKPNTQCLGLALGPTKQVEMAVVRDILTDKQYYIKAKKYIVCAGAVLTPGFCSTLLNLETMIWRTHSQHCVEKDPYHLGWDKYVKIHRKRHPNDPLPFPFNDPDPQCYFPLSEKYPWHTQIHRDAFGYGQVPPTVDQRLIVDLRWFTYMEPKESNYVEFSKTYQDQFRMPQPTFHFSLDQAALDRCQGMITDMVDVARKLGGFLPGAEPKYLAPGSALHICGTYRAGESDEDSVVDRFGKVWHQDNLVLGGCGVIPTANACNPTLTAACFALAAADKIVEELGATQ